In Phragmites australis chromosome 24, lpPhrAust1.1, whole genome shotgun sequence, the following are encoded in one genomic region:
- the LOC133907656 gene encoding protein YABBY 3-like, whose amino-acid sequence MSSSSSSASAVSAAAVFPQTPHLQMPPPLLVENLPPLHQLSPLAVAPASDPEQLCYLHCHFCDTVLVVSVPTSSLFKTVTVRCGHCSSLLTVNMRGLLFPGTPTSTAAAAAPVSVSTTTTATTTPPPPAAGAHHGPFHLPHSLNLAPTTPHHSLLHEISSTNPSLQLLEQHGLGGLIAGGRNAAAPPPATGKGAKEPSPRTNPVVNRPPEKRQRVPSAYNRFIKEEIQRIKAGNPDISHREAFSAAAKNWAHFPHIHFGLMPDHQGLKKTSMLPQDYERKDGLLKEGFYATTAANMGVAPY is encoded by the exons atgtcgtcctcgtcgtcgtcggcctccgcggtctccgccgccgccgtgttCCCGCAGACCCCGCACCTGCAGATGCCACCGCCGCTGCTAGTGGAGAACCTCCCGCCGCTGCATCAGCTCTCGCCGTTGGCGGTGGCTCCCGCCTCCGATCCGGAGCAGCTCTGCTACCTGCACTGCCACTTCTGCGACACCGTCCTCGTC GTGAGCGTGCCGACGAGCAGCCTGTTCAAGACGGTGACGGTGCGGTGCGGCCACTGCAGCAGCCTGCTCACCGTCAACATGAGGGGCCTCCtcttcccgggcaccccgacgAGCACTGCCGCCGCGGCCGCACCGGTCTCCGTTAGCACTACTACTACCGCCACCACCAcgcccccgccgccggccgccggggCGCACCACGGCCCGTTCCACCTCCCCCACTCCCTCAATCTCGCGCCCACCACTCCCCACCACTCCCTCCTG CACGAGATATCGAGCACGAACCCGAGCCTGCAGCTGCTGGAGCAGCACGGCCTCGGTGGCCTGATCGCCGGTGGCAGGAACGCGGCCGCGCCACCGCCCGCAACAGGGAAAGGAGCCAAGGAGCCGTCGCCGCGCACCAACCCCGTCGTCAACAGAC CTCCGGAGAAGAGGCAGCGCGTGCCGTCGGCGTACAACCGCTTCATCAA GGAAGAAATCCAACGCATCAAGGCTGGCAATCCCGACATCTCGCACAGGGAGGCCTTCAGCGCGGCTGCCAAGAAC tGGGCTCACTTTCCGCATATCCACTTTGGCCTCATGCCGGACCACCAGGGGCTCAAGAAGACCAGCATGCTACCTCAG GATTACGAGAGAAAGGACGGCCTTCTAAAGGAGGGGTTCTACGCGACGACGGCTGCCAATATGGGGGTTGCTCCATACTGA
- the LOC133907951 gene encoding protein GRAVITROPIC IN THE LIGHT 1-like, whose amino-acid sequence MLHKFALAFKTKTIEFFAEEEDEYADGFAPSPARTAADGVLANQRVVVLKPDPLYPNPSADGDGEAAVSGQEAAMAAALATASSFQAAYLHLQAAHAPFLPEAAASADTAAVSHLRRLSELKRLARGEPGSLTAHLEAQVRENQALLRSFDAVVNRLQAALDAKDAAAAALRREHDAFDDGNARLAARLDRALAPPPTGAGCGGGDAVGAMLSAGVFDSVLRDALRVAHRFARALAEVLRCAGWDLAAAAVAAYPGVSYSKPGHCRYALLSRVCLSIFDGFDSYQFGGTTDTAALEGIELAIRRNESLQQFIEHSDADPMELMHSSPDCEFTQFCDRKYKQLIHPGIESSLFGNSDCGTLPVMGVAGPLYELFVAMASSIWTLHRLAWAYDPAVGIFQVGRGTEYSSVYMENIVRSKDFSGSRELWKSVRPKVGFTVVPGFRLGGTVIQCRVYLDCGKREEGTIDSF is encoded by the coding sequence ATGCTCCACAAGTTCGCGCTCGCGTTCAAGACCAAGACCATCGAGTTCttcgccgaggaggaggacgagtaCGCCGACGGCTTCGCGCCCTCTCCGGCCCGCACTGCGGCGGACGGGGTCCTCGCCAACCAGCGGGTGGTCGTGCTGAAGCCCGACCCGCTGTACCCTAACCCTAGCGCGGACGGGGACGGGGAAGCGGCGGTGTCCGGGCAGgaggcggccatggcggcggcgctcgCGACGGCGTCGTCGTTCCAGGCGGCGTACCTGCACCTTCAGGCCGCGCACGCGCCGTTCCTGCCGGAGGCTGCGGCGTCCGCGGACACCGCCGCGGTGTCGCACCTCCGGCGGCTGTCGGAGCTCAAGCGACTCGCGAGGGGCGAGCCGGGCTCCCTCACGGCGCACCTCGAGGCCCAGGTGCGCGAGAACCAGGCGCTGCTACGGTCCTTCGACGCCGTGGTGAACCGCCTCCAGGCCGCACTCGATGCCAAggacgccgcggccgccgcgctgcggcgggagcacgATGCGTTCGACGACGGCAACGCCCGTCTCGCGGCGCGCCTCGACCGCGCGCTGGCCCCTCCGCCGACGGGcgccggctgcggcggcggggacgccgTCGGCGCCATGCTTTCCGCGGGCGTTTTCGACTCCGTGCTCCGCGACGCCCTCCGTGTGGCCCACCGCTTCGCCCGCGCGCTCGCCGAGGTCCTCCGATGCGCTGGATGGGACCTGGCCGCAGCTGCAGTAGCTGCCTACCCCGGCGTCTCCTACTCCAAGCCCGGCCACTGCCGCTACGCCCTCCTCTCCCGCGTATGCCTCTCCATTTTCGACGGTTTCGACTCCTACCAATTCGGTGGCACAACTGACACCGCAGCGCTCGAAGGAATCGAGCTTGCAATCCGTCGGAATGAGTCGTTGCAGCAATTCATCGAGCACTCAGATGCAGACCCCATGGAGCTCATGCATTCAAGTCCGGACTGTGAATTTACCCAATTTTGTGACCGCAAGTACAAGCAGCTCATCCATCCTGGCATTGAGTCCTCACTCTTTGGGAATTCAGACTGCGGGACATTGCCGGTGATGGGTGTGGCTGGTCCACTCTACGAGCTGTTCGTTGCAATGGCAAGCTCAATTTGGACACTCCATAGGTTAGCCTGGGCGTATGACCCAGCAGTCGGCATATTCCAGGTTGGCCGGGGCACCGAGTACTCGTCCGTGTACATGGAGAACATTGTCCGGTCGAAGGATTTTTCAGGGAGCAGGGAGCTTTGGAAGTCGGTGCGACCGAAGGTTGGGTTCACAGTGGTGCCGGGTTTCCGGCTCGGTGGGACTGTGATCCAATGTAGGGTGTACCTAGACTGTGGGAAGAGGGAAGAAGGAACTATAGATTCATTTTGA